Genomic DNA from Chrysiogenia bacterium:
CGGTGTTCGGGACGCTCGAAGACTTCAGGACGCTGCTTCGCGAAGCCCGCCGCCGCGGGATTCGCATCATTCTCGACGGGGTGTTCAATCACACCTCGCATCTGCATCCCTGGTTTGTGGAGTCACGATCCTCGAAGACGAACCCGAAGCGCGACTGGTACATCTGGCGCCGCAAGCGAAACAACTGGCTCTCGATCTTTGGCGGCGGCGCCTGGGAAAAGGATGCGACGACCGGCGAGTATTACCTGCATTCCTTTCTCAAAGAGCAGCCCGATCTCAACTGGCGCAATCCCGAGGTCAAGGCCGCGGTATTTTCGGAGCTGAAATACTGGCTCGACATGGGCGTGGCCGGGTTTCGCTTCGACGTCATCAATTTTTTCTTCAAGGACGCGCAGTTCCGCGACAACCCCTTCGGGCTCGGGCCGACGCCGCGCCCCTATGATTGGCAGCGTCACATTTTTGATCGCAACCGGCCCGAACTGCACGAGCTGCTCGGGGAGCTCCGGGAACTGCTGGACCGCTACGATGCGATGATGGTGGGCGAGGTCTTTTCCGAAACCCCCGATGCGCGGCTGGCGGCAAGCTGTCTGGGCCGCGGGGACGAGCTTCATCTCTCCTTCGATTTCTCGCTCATGTACACCAAATGGAGCGCGGGTGCGTTTCGCGCGCGGTTGCGGGAGTACCACGAGAGCATTCACGAGAAAGCCTGGCCCTGCACGGTGCTCTCAAACCACGACCAGCCCCGCAGCCTGACCCGGTTCGGGGGCAGGGATGCGCACGAGAGGGCCAAAGTGTTGGCAGCGCTCCTGATGACGATGCGTGGGACGCCGTTCCTCTACTACGGTGAGGAAATCGGGATGCGCGACCTGAAGATTCGCCGGAGCGAAATCGTCGATCCGGTGGGAAAGAAATACTGGCCCTTCCACAAGGGGCGCGACCCGGCGCGCACGCCCATGCAGTGGTCGGGCTCCGAGCATGCCGGTTTTTCTTCGGCGAGGCCCTGGCTACCCGTGCACCCGGAGTTCGGGATGTGCAATGTGGAACGGCAGCGCGACGATCCGGACTCGCTGCTGAGCTTCCACAAACGCCTGATCGCCTGCCGCAAGGACCACCGGGCCCTGCGCGAGGGCGGTCTCAAAATTGAAAACGGAAATCGCGGCGCGGAAGATGTCCTGATCTATCACCGGGACGAGCTGAGCGTGGTGCTCAACTTCTCGAATCGCAGCAAAGCCATCGAAATCCCGCGTCCCGGCAAGGTGGTGTTCTCAACGCACCGGGACGCGGGCGCTGCGCTTGGCGACGGGGCCTGGGCCTACCCGTATGAGGCGACGATTTATGCGTGCTGAGTGAGAGGGCGCGTAACGAGACGAGCCGCAAACAAAAAGCCCGCCCCTTTGGGGGCGGGCTTTTCTTTTTGCCAATGAAACGGGCGGTGCCTGTTACGCGGCGCCGATGAGGGCGTCGGCCAGGGCGCGGCGGTGGTGGATGGCATCGCCGAAGAGGAACTGGTTGTGGCGGTTGCGCTTGAAGTAGAGGTGCACGTCGCACTCCCAGGTGAAGCCGATGCCGCCGTGGTACTGGACGGCGCGGTCGCCGGCGAAGGTGCCGGCGTCGCTGGCCTTGGCCTTGGCCATGCGGGCGAAGGTCTCGGCGTTCTCGGGCTCGGTATCGATGGCGCACGCGGCGTTGTAGACCAGGCTGCGGGCCTTGTCGATGTCGAGCATGACGTTGACGATGCCGTGCTTGACCGCCTGGAAGAAACCGATGGGGCGACCGAACTGCTCGCGCACCTTGGCGTATTCGTTGGCGGTCTGCAGGAGCCACTCGCCAGAGCCGACGAGGTCGGCGCTGATCACGGTGAGGATGCCGGGGGTGGCGGCGGTGATCGCCTTGACGCCGTCGGTGCTCACGGTGGCGGCGGGCTCGGTGCCGTTGAAGCTCACGCGGGCCTGGTCGCGGGTGAGGTCCACGATGTGGTCGGGATCGATCTTGACCCCGGCGGCCTCGGCGCTCACGACGTGGAGGCTGACCTTGTTGCCGTCTTTTGCGGAGACCAGGAAGCTGCGCACCTTGCGCGCGTCCTGCACGAAGCTCGCGGTGCCCGAGAGCTTGCCGTCCTTGAAGGTGACGTCGGTATCGGCCGGGTCCCAGCTACCATCGGCGTTGGTGATCGCCAGCGACATGGACTCGCCCTCGGCGATCTTGCCGAGCCAGGCCTTGGCCTCATCGGTGCCGCACTCGCGCAGCACCAGGGTGGCATTGATCGTGGGAACGAGCGGCGAGGGCCAGGCCGCGCGGCCGATTTCCTCGCACAGGGCGGCGACCGCCACCATGCTCATGCCCACGCCGCCGGCCTCTTCGGGAACGGCCAGCGCGGTCCATCCCAGCTCGACGGCCTTGTCCCACTGGGACTCTTCCCACAGGCACTCGGGGTCACGTTCGGGATCGGGGTTGCCGGCCACCAGGCCGCGCAGTTTTTCCACGTTGCAGTGCTCGGCCAGAAATTTCTTGGCCATGTCGCGCATCTGCTTCTCATCATCACCGAATCCAAAGTCTTTGGGCTGTGCCATTGTCTTTTCCTTCCTTGTCATTCTGAGCCGGAGGCGAAGAATCGGTGCCGTGTCAGCGCGATCCTTCGGCTGCGCTCAGGATGACGCCCTTGCGGGCGTCACTTGCTCTTGGGCATTCCGAGCACGCGCTCGCCCAGGATGTTGCGCTGCACTTCGCTGGTACCAGCCGCGATGGTGCCGCCGTAGGTGTTCATGTAGGAGAGCGGCCAGCCGCCGCCCGCCGGGGCGTTGGGGTCATTCAAATAGAGTGAACTCTTCTGGCCCGCGATCTCCATGCCCAGCTCGCCCACGCGCTGCATGAACTCGGTGCCCACCAGCTTGCCCTGCAGCGGGATGCGCATGGGGTGGTCGGTCAGGCCCTGCACGCGCGCGCGGCGCATGTTCTGGCGAAGGCCCTCTTCCTCGATGATGCTCTTGACGATCTCGTCGCGCAGCACCGGGTCCTGGGCCGCGGGCTTGCCGTGGCGTTTGCACTCCTTGGCCAGCGGGATGAGGTCGTAGGCGCTGCGACCGATGGTGTCGCCGCCGCCCGAGCCCGCGCTCGGGGTAACCAGCGGCGCGGCGCCGCGCTCGTGAAGGAGCGTGGTCATGGCCACCGTCCAGCCCTTGCCCACTTCGTCGAGGCGCAGGCTGTCGGGGATCTCGGCGTCTTCGAAGAGGACTTCGTTGAAGCCGGTCTCACCGGTGATCTTGATGAGCGGGCGCACGGTCACGCCGGGGTGACCCTTGATGGGCACGATGAAGTAGGACAGGCCCTTGTACTTGTCGCTCTTGTCGGTGCGCACGAGGATGATCATGTAGTGGGCAAAATGGGCCAGCGAGGTCCAGACCTTGTGGCCGTTGAGGATCCACTTGTCGCCCTTCTTCTCGGCGAAGGCCTGCACGTTGGCCAGGTCGGAGCCCGCGCCGGGCTCGGAAAAGCCCTGACACCAGAGTTCCTCACCGCTCAGCAGCTTGGGCAGGTAGCGCTTCTTCACCTCTTCGGTGCCGTGGTGCAGGATCGTGGGCGCCGCCATTCCCAGACCGATGATCTGGATGAGCAGCGGCACCTCGGCCCGGGCCATTTCCTGGTTGGCGATGCGCTGGAAATTCTTGTGCCCGCCGCCGCCGTATTCCTTGGGATAGTCGCAGCCGATGAGCCCGGCGTCGTAGCACTTCTTCTGCCAGTCCTGCAGGTAGATGCGCTGCTCGTCGGTCATCACCTCGAGCCCCGACTGCGGCAGCCGGAAGCTCGGCTTGGCCGGCTTGTTCTCGGCCAGCCATTTCGCGCAGTACTCGCGAAACTCGGCCTGTTCGGGTGTGTCTTTCTTTGATTCGGACATAGTGGAAGCTCCCTCCGCTCCTCTTGAAAAGTAGTGCCGGTCCCGCCCCGCGGGGATCCAGCCCGTCGCAAGTGCCGCCCCGGTGGCGCGTCGCTCAAACCCGCGTCCCGCGCTGACCTGAGCATCGCCCACCTTGAGTCGGCCCGGTGAGGGTAAGGGGGATTGACTGGTCAGTCAATGATACGGGGTTCAGCCTTTGTCGCAGCCCAAACCGGCCAGAACCGGCCGCCGGCGGCGTTTCTGCCGTCGCTCCTCCTACTTGGATTTGGGCATTCCGAGCACGCGCTCGCCCAGGATGTTGCGCTGCACTTCGCTCGTGCCACCGGCGATGGTGGAACCGTAGGTATTCATGTAGGCCAGCGGCCAGCGCCCGTCGGCCGGCGCATTCTCGTCGCCGATGTAGAGCGTGCTGCGCTGGCCCTGGATCTCCAGCCCGATCTCGCCCACGCGCTGGGGGTGCTCGGTGGTGAGCAGTTTGAGCTGCATGTTCAGGCGCATCGGGTGGTCGTTGAGCGCCGGCACGCGCATGCGGCGCGCGTTCTGGCGGATGGCCGTCTCGTTGATGATGGACTCGACGATCTTGTCGCGCAGGATGGGGTCCTCGCTCGCGGGCCTGCCGCCTCGCTTGCACTCTTTGGCCAGGCCGACGAGCTCCCAGGCGCTGCGCCCCACGGTCTCGCTGCCCATGCCCGCGCCGCCGGCGCCGGGGGGAACCAGCCCGCCCGCCCCGCGCTCGTGCAGCAGCGTCGTCATGGCCACGTCCCAGCCCTTGCCCACCTCATCGAGGCGCATCGAATCGGGGATCTCCGCGTCCTCGAAGAGCACCTCGTTGAAGCCGGTCTCGCCCGTCATCTTGATGAGCGGCCGCACGCTCACGCCCGGGTGCCCCTCGATGGGAATGAGGAAGTAGGTGAGCCCCTTGTACTTGTCGGACTTGTCGTGACGGGCCAGCAGGATCATGAACTGGGCGACGTGCCCCAGCGTGGTCCAGACCTTGTGGCCATTGATGATCCATTTGTCGCCCTTCTTCTCGGCGACGCTCTGCACATTGGCCAGATCCGAGCCCGCGCCCGGTTCGGAGAAACCCTG
This window encodes:
- a CDS encoding alpha-glucosidase yields the protein MKQQMPDKSSARRPAGSSPWWSGAVIYQIYPRSFQDGNGDGIGDLPGITRRLDYLQGLGVNALWLSPIFESPMHDFGYDISDYRAIDSVFGTLEDFRTLLREARRRGIRIILDGVFNHTSHLHPWFVESRSSKTNPKRDWYIWRRKRNNWLSIFGGGAWEKDATTGEYYLHSFLKEQPDLNWRNPEVKAAVFSELKYWLDMGVAGFRFDVINFFFKDAQFRDNPFGLGPTPRPYDWQRHIFDRNRPELHELLGELRELLDRYDAMMVGEVFSETPDARLAASCLGRGDELHLSFDFSLMYTKWSAGAFRARLREYHESIHEKAWPCTVLSNHDQPRSLTRFGGRDAHERAKVLAALLMTMRGTPFLYYGEEIGMRDLKIRRSEIVDPVGKKYWPFHKGRDPARTPMQWSGSEHAGFSSARPWLPVHPEFGMCNVERQRDDPDSLLSFHKRLIACRKDHRALREGGLKIENGNRGAEDVLIYHRDELSVVLNFSNRSKAIEIPRPGKVVFSTHRDAGAALGDGAWAYPYEATIYAC
- a CDS encoding acyl-CoA/acyl-ACP dehydrogenase, whose translation is MAQPKDFGFGDDEKQMRDMAKKFLAEHCNVEKLRGLVAGNPDPERDPECLWEESQWDKAVELGWTALAVPEEAGGVGMSMVAVAALCEEIGRAAWPSPLVPTINATLVLRECGTDEAKAWLGKIAEGESMSLAITNADGSWDPADTDVTFKDGKLSGTASFVQDARKVRSFLVSAKDGNKVSLHVVSAEAAGVKIDPDHIVDLTRDQARVSFNGTEPAATVSTDGVKAITAATPGILTVISADLVGSGEWLLQTANEYAKVREQFGRPIGFFQAVKHGIVNVMLDIDKARSLVYNAACAIDTEPENAETFARMAKAKASDAGTFAGDRAVQYHGGIGFTWECDVHLYFKRNRHNQFLFGDAIHHRRALADALIGAA
- a CDS encoding acyl-CoA dehydrogenase family protein; this encodes MSVKSRKDSPEQAEFRAYCAKWLEENRPPKPDFRMPQSALEVMDDAQRVYLQNWQKQCYDAGLVGCDYPAEYGGGGKKDLQRIANEEMKRAKTPFLIQAIGLGMVAPTILTHGTEEQKKRYIPKVLSGEEIWCQGFSEPGAGSDLANVQSVAEKKGDKWIINGHKVWTTLGHVAQFMILLARHDKSDKYKGLTYFLIPIEGHPGVSVRPLIKMTGETGFNEVLFEDAEIPDSMRLDEVGKGWDVAMTTLLHERGAGGLVPPGAGGAGMGSETVGRSAWELVGLAKECKRGGRPASEDPILRDKIVESIINETAIRQNARRMRVPALNDHPMRLNMQLKLLTTEHPQRVGEIGLEIQGQRSTLYIGDENAPADGRWPLAYMNTYGSTIAGGTSEVQRNILGERVLGMPKSK
- a CDS encoding acyl-CoA dehydrogenase family protein encodes the protein MSESKKDTPEQAEFREYCAKWLAENKPAKPSFRLPQSGLEVMTDEQRIYLQDWQKKCYDAGLIGCDYPKEYGGGGHKNFQRIANQEMARAEVPLLIQIIGLGMAAPTILHHGTEEVKKRYLPKLLSGEELWCQGFSEPGAGSDLANVQAFAEKKGDKWILNGHKVWTSLAHFAHYMIILVRTDKSDKYKGLSYFIVPIKGHPGVTVRPLIKITGETGFNEVLFEDAEIPDSLRLDEVGKGWTVAMTTLLHERGAAPLVTPSAGSGGGDTIGRSAYDLIPLAKECKRHGKPAAQDPVLRDEIVKSIIEEEGLRQNMRRARVQGLTDHPMRIPLQGKLVGTEFMQRVGELGMEIAGQKSSLYLNDPNAPAGGGWPLSYMNTYGGTIAAGTSEVQRNILGERVLGMPKSK